A single Planctomycetota bacterium DNA region contains:
- the secE gene encoding preprotein translocase subunit SecE — protein sequence MSLKVYKPGQGYWTRLLSALGGGILVVAGALWIMQKLEVIQSDYGVFIRWGVALAVIIAVGLLLYRFTGTSPRTCDFMIATEGEMKKVNWPARKEVIGSTWVVIWCVILLATLLFLSDVAFSSFFKWIKVLDI from the coding sequence ATGTCGCTGAAGGTGTACAAACCCGGACAAGGCTACTGGACGCGGCTGCTCAGCGCGCTGGGCGGCGGGATCCTCGTCGTCGCCGGCGCGCTGTGGATCATGCAGAAGCTGGAGGTCATCCAGTCCGACTACGGCGTGTTCATCCGCTGGGGCGTCGCCCTGGCCGTCATCATCGCCGTCGGACTGCTCCTCTACCGCTTCACCGGCACGAGCCCCCGTACGTGCGACTTCATGATCGCCACCGAAGGCGAAATGAAGAAAGTCAACTGGCCCGCTCGCAAGGAAGTGATCGGCTCGACGTGGGTCGTCATCTGGTGCGTCATCCTGCTCGCGACGCTCCTGTTCCTGTCCGACGTGGCCTTTTCGTCGTTCTTCAAGTGGATCAAGGTCCTGGACATTTAA
- the rpmG gene encoding 50S ribosomal protein L33: protein MAKKSQAVEDVWLQCSECDELNYRTPVNVKGGMPEKLKAGMKKYCPHERKHTMHKIKRK, encoded by the coding sequence ATGGCCAAGAAATCCCAGGCAGTCGAAGACGTGTGGCTTCAGTGCTCCGAGTGCGATGAGCTCAACTATCGCACGCCGGTGAACGTCAAGGGCGGCATGCCCGAGAAGCTCAAGGCGGGCATGAAAAAGTACTGCCCCCACGAACGCAAGCACACGATGCATAAGATCAAGCGCAAGTAA
- the tuf gene encoding elongation factor Tu: MATGVFTRTKPHVNVGTIGHVDHGKTTLTAAITAVQAAKGLANYKAYDEVAKASESDGRRDPTKIVTIATSHVEYESDTRHYAHVDCPGHADFVKNMITGAAQMDGGILVVSAADGPMPQTREHVLLARQVNVPKLVVFLNKVDLVDDAELLDLVELEVQELLAKYDFEDDTPIIRGAAFPALQNPKDPEATKCIAELMNALDTWIPIPERETDKPFLMSVEDVFSIKGRGTVATGRIERGRIKVGDKAEIVGLKDTKETTITGVEMFNKTMDEGQAGDNVGLLMRGIEKADVERGQVVAAPKSITPHIKFEAEIYVLTKEEGGRHSPFFSGYKPQFYFRTTDVTGGIKLLGGAEMCMPGDNITVEVELMKPIAMEEQVRFAVREGGRTVGAGVVTKILA, from the coding sequence ATGGCAACGGGTGTTTTCACACGAACCAAGCCCCACGTGAACGTCGGCACGATCGGCCACGTCGACCATGGTAAGACCACGCTCACCGCGGCGATCACCGCCGTGCAGGCCGCCAAGGGCCTGGCCAACTACAAGGCCTACGACGAAGTCGCCAAGGCCTCGGAGTCGGACGGCCGTCGTGACCCCACCAAGATCGTCACCATCGCCACCAGCCACGTCGAGTACGAGTCCGACACCCGGCACTACGCTCACGTCGACTGCCCCGGACACGCCGACTTCGTCAAGAACATGATCACCGGCGCGGCTCAGATGGACGGCGGCATCCTCGTCGTCTCCGCCGCCGACGGCCCGATGCCTCAGACCCGCGAGCACGTCCTGCTCGCCCGTCAGGTCAACGTGCCCAAGCTCGTCGTCTTCCTCAACAAGGTCGACCTCGTCGATGACGCCGAACTCCTGGACCTCGTCGAACTCGAAGTGCAGGAACTGCTCGCCAAGTACGACTTCGAAGACGACACCCCGATCATCCGCGGCGCCGCCTTCCCGGCCCTTCAGAATCCGAAGGACCCCGAAGCGACCAAGTGCATCGCCGAACTGATGAACGCGCTGGACACCTGGATCCCCATCCCCGAGCGCGAGACCGACAAGCCCTTCCTGATGAGCGTCGAAGACGTCTTCTCCATCAAGGGCCGCGGCACCGTCGCCACCGGTCGTATCGAACGCGGCCGCATCAAGGTCGGTGACAAGGCCGAAATCGTCGGCCTCAAGGACACCAAGGAAACGACCATCACCGGCGTGGAAATGTTCAACAAGACCATGGATGAAGGCCAGGCCGGCGACAACGTCGGACTCCTCATGCGTGGTATCGAAAAGGCGGACGTGGAACGCGGACAGGTCGTCGCGGCTCCCAAGTCCATCACGCCGCACATCAAGTTCGAGGCGGAAATCTACGTGCTGACCAAGGAGGAAGGCGGCCGTCACTCGCCGTTCTTCTCCGGCTACAAGCCGCAGTTCTACTTCCGCACGACGGACGTGACGGGCGGGATCAAGCTGCTGGGCGGCGCGGAAATGTGCATGCCCGGCGACAACATCACCGTCGAGGTCGAGCTGATGAAGCCGATCGCGATGGAGGAGCAGGTTCGCTTCGCCGTGCGTGAAGGCGGCCGCACCGTCGGCGCCGGCGTCGTGACCAAGATCCTCGCCTGA
- a CDS encoding methionine adenosyltransferase — MGHPDKVSDQISDAVLDSLLAVDPRARVACETLCTTGLVVIAGEVTVHNDKAIKALEQVEETARKTIREIGYTDDPSMKFDAESCAVIRALHAQSTDIAMGVDREGAGDQGMMFGFACSETKELMPLPIQLAHRLMDQHVAVRRSGKIKGLRPDAKSQVTVEYEGLKPVRVHTIVLSTQHHPMWNGSAKQKKLRDEVIKHIIKPMIPAKMWHDKVIIHVNPTGQFEIGGPHGDTGLTGRKIIVDTYGGRGRHGGGAFSGKDPSKVDRSAAYMARYVAKNIVAAKLAEVCELQLSYAIGVAEPTSVHVDCFGTNTVAPELITELVRENFDLTPRGIISTLRLRRPIYRQTAFHGHFGNPDFSWEKTDKAAALARAAK; from the coding sequence ATGGGCCACCCCGACAAGGTGTCCGATCAGATTTCCGACGCGGTGCTCGACTCGCTTTTGGCGGTCGATCCGCGGGCGCGCGTGGCGTGCGAAACGCTGTGCACGACCGGACTGGTCGTCATCGCCGGCGAAGTGACCGTGCACAACGACAAGGCGATCAAGGCGCTGGAACAGGTCGAAGAGACGGCTCGCAAGACGATCCGTGAAATCGGGTACACCGATGACCCGTCGATGAAGTTCGACGCCGAGAGCTGCGCGGTGATTCGCGCGCTGCACGCGCAGTCGACGGACATCGCGATGGGCGTGGACCGCGAAGGCGCGGGCGATCAGGGCATGATGTTCGGCTTCGCGTGCAGCGAGACGAAGGAGCTCATGCCCCTGCCGATCCAACTCGCGCACCGGCTGATGGACCAGCACGTCGCCGTCCGCCGCTCGGGCAAGATCAAAGGTCTGCGCCCCGACGCCAAGAGCCAGGTGACGGTCGAGTACGAAGGGCTCAAGCCCGTGCGCGTGCACACGATCGTGCTCTCGACGCAGCATCATCCGATGTGGAACGGCTCGGCGAAGCAGAAGAAGCTCCGCGACGAAGTCATCAAGCACATCATCAAGCCGATGATCCCGGCGAAGATGTGGCACGATAAAGTGATCATTCACGTGAACCCGACGGGGCAGTTTGAAATCGGCGGGCCGCACGGCGACACCGGGCTCACCGGCCGCAAGATCATCGTCGACACCTACGGCGGCCGCGGTCGTCACGGCGGCGGCGCCTTCTCCGGCAAGGACCCCTCGAAGGTCGATCGCAGCGCTGCGTACATGGCGCGCTACGTCGCCAAGAACATCGTGGCGGCGAAGCTCGCGGAGGTGTGCGAACTGCAATTGAGCTACGCCATCGGCGTCGCCGAGCCGACGAGCGTGCATGTGGACTGCTTCGGCACCAACACCGTCGCGCCCGAGCTGATCACCGAACTGGTGCGCGAGAACTTCGACCTCACGCCGCGCGGCATCATCTCGACGCTGCGCCTGCGTCGGCCCATTTATCGTCAGACCGCCTTCCACGGCCACTTCGGCAACCCCGACTTCAGTTGGGAAAAGACCGACAAGGCGGCCGCGCTGGCACGGGCGGCCAAATAA
- the ptsP gene encoding phosphoenolpyruvate--protein phosphotransferase encodes MEIKKGIPVSPGVAICPAVVVDVEDYSIPRRTVVHKDLPRQHARLDEAVGRAIQELATLQNQVEADHGPELAAIFGFHMGMLRDQALIDRIHELVDRERVTAEYALVTVMRRFAQTFLAQANEVFRERVADIYDVEKRVLHQLVEDVQADLAALDREAVIVAHDLTPSQTASLDRKNIKGLATDAGGRTSHTAIVARALGIPAVVGLEDITSVVTNTDTIIIDGNRGLVIINPDAEQTAEYTEYLERIRVHTVELSDLRHLPAQTTDGVHISLQANIEFSEEIPNALEKGAEGVGLYRTEYLYLSTETEPDEQTQYDAFVRAIKHIKGKSLTIRTLDLGADKYTQRQARTPESNPFLGCRSIRFCLQNLTMFKTHLNAIMRASAHGKIRVMFPLISNMLELRQARMILHDVMEDLEERNIPFDRDVSVGMMVEVPSAALMAKTFAGEVDFFSIGTNDLVQYTLAVDRGNEHVANLYSPAHPAVLGLIKDVIRAAKRGSIDVSCCGEMAGEVEYAMLLVGMGLRTLSMTPAAIPEIKQILRAVSVKDCERVARRVASYDSERQVLNYLREETRKVVPAIFDGRAIV; translated from the coding sequence ATGGAAATCAAAAAGGGCATCCCGGTTTCTCCCGGCGTGGCGATCTGCCCCGCGGTCGTCGTCGACGTTGAAGACTATTCGATCCCCCGACGCACCGTCGTTCACAAGGACCTGCCCCGCCAGCACGCCCGGCTCGACGAAGCCGTCGGCCGCGCCATCCAGGAACTGGCCACCCTGCAGAACCAGGTCGAAGCGGACCACGGCCCGGAACTCGCCGCCATCTTCGGGTTCCACATGGGCATGCTCCGCGATCAGGCCCTCATCGATCGCATCCATGAACTCGTCGACCGCGAGCGCGTCACCGCCGAGTACGCCCTCGTGACCGTCATGCGGCGCTTCGCACAGACCTTCCTCGCACAAGCCAACGAAGTCTTCCGCGAACGTGTCGCCGACATCTACGATGTCGAAAAGCGCGTGCTGCACCAGTTGGTCGAGGACGTGCAGGCGGACCTGGCGGCGCTGGATCGTGAAGCGGTGATCGTGGCGCATGACCTGACCCCTTCGCAGACCGCCTCGCTGGACCGCAAGAACATCAAGGGCCTCGCCACCGACGCCGGCGGACGCACCAGCCATACCGCCATCGTCGCCCGTGCGCTGGGCATCCCCGCCGTCGTCGGCCTCGAAGACATCACCTCTGTCGTCACCAACACCGACACGATCATCATCGACGGCAATCGCGGGCTGGTCATCATCAACCCCGACGCCGAACAGACCGCCGAGTACACCGAATATCTCGAACGCATCCGAGTCCACACCGTTGAGCTCTCCGACCTGCGCCACCTTCCCGCGCAGACCACCGACGGCGTGCACATCAGCTTGCAGGCCAACATCGAATTCTCCGAGGAAATCCCCAACGCGCTGGAAAAAGGCGCCGAGGGCGTGGGCCTCTACCGCACCGAATATCTGTATTTGTCGACGGAAACCGAGCCGGATGAGCAGACGCAGTACGATGCGTTCGTGCGTGCGATCAAGCACATCAAGGGCAAGTCCCTGACGATCCGCACGCTCGACCTCGGCGCCGACAAGTACACGCAGCGTCAGGCCCGCACGCCCGAGTCCAACCCGTTTCTGGGTTGCCGGTCGATCCGGTTCTGCCTTCAGAACCTGACGATGTTCAAGACGCACCTCAACGCCATCATGCGGGCCAGCGCCCACGGCAAAATCCGCGTGATGTTCCCGCTGATCTCGAACATGCTCGAGCTGCGGCAGGCGCGGATGATCCTCCATGACGTGATGGAGGACCTGGAGGAACGGAACATTCCCTTTGACCGCGATGTGTCGGTGGGCATGATGGTCGAAGTGCCGTCGGCGGCGCTGATGGCCAAGACGTTCGCCGGCGAGGTGGACTTTTTCTCCATCGGGACCAACGATCTGGTGCAGTACACGCTCGCCGTCGACCGGGGCAATGAGCATGTGGCGAACCTCTACAGCCCGGCGCACCCCGCGGTGCTGGGGCTTATCAAGGACGTCATCCGGGCGGCCAAGCGCGGCAGCATCGACGTGTCGTGCTGCGGCGAAATGGCCGGTGAAGTCGAATACGCGATGCTGCTGGTGGGCATGGGACTCAGAACCCTGTCCATGACGCCGGCGGCGATCCCGGAGATCAAGCAGATCCTCCGGGCGGTTTCGGTCAAGGATTGCGAACGCGTGGCTCGTCGTGTCGCGAGCTATGATTCTGAGCGGCAGGTGCTAAACTATCTGCGCGAAGAGACACGGAAAGTCGTCCCGGCGATCTTCGATGGGCGTGCCATCGTGTAG
- a CDS encoding Rne/Rng family ribonuclease has translation MPTQEMLINYVPGEECRIAIVEDGRLEELYTERTSADLHVGNIYRGRVTNVEPSIQAAFVDFGLERAGFLHITDLHPRYFPGQKQEETERVGHKTPRRERPPMQHALRRGQEIIVQVLKEGIGTKGPTLTSYLSIPGRFLVMMPAMERHGVSRKIEDMDKRRDVRKILDELDPPENFGFIVRTAGFDRTKTELKRDLNYLLRLWKDIETRKKIGKGPTDLYIESDLIIRTLRDVMTSDVKRIVVDDYTAAVRAKQFLRIAMPRSTTSVIYHKGPMPLFDSFGIEQQIQQINDRQVPLKCGGSLVFDSTEALVAIDVNSGKFRDAKDSEESAYRTNLEAVDEIARQLRLRDLGGLLVLDLIDMYVHRHRREVERRFKEAMKKDRARTKMLKISELGMLEMTRQRMRPSLKKSIYNECPTCGGSGQVLSAESVVLQVMRRLAVAISADRVGRAELLAHPEVVTELSNRKRDALVRLEQASGKAIRVKIDPAAGPDAVRLVCYDASGNQIDLDKLPSPRMPRFTEADEISVEDVKRYAAENSGGAPIEDDIDDMDLDDEGDEPMTRPAGKSEPIEPAAASSGEAAGIEGGGKKKRRRRRRRRGRGGDASEGGAAEVTTESVVEHDDEADHADEPDGAAEMDAGEESHEEAGEGAAAGPVEVEYDENGEPIKKRRRRRRGGRRHRKRREQAAAAAAAASGAAPKADAPDVMSNGYEGDDVPMPEEDEPQPMHHSADADAHDASDGNGQDAAGQPKKKRRRRRRRGRGGNGGEAPAGSSDGGSSDAPQDTGEPTS, from the coding sequence ATGCCAACTCAGGAAATGCTGATCAACTATGTCCCCGGCGAGGAATGCCGTATCGCCATCGTCGAGGACGGCCGTCTTGAAGAGCTCTACACCGAACGCACCAGTGCCGACCTGCACGTGGGTAATATCTATCGCGGGCGCGTGACGAACGTCGAGCCGTCCATTCAGGCCGCCTTCGTCGACTTCGGCCTCGAACGCGCCGGATTCCTGCACATCACCGATCTGCACCCGCGCTATTTCCCCGGCCAGAAGCAGGAGGAAACCGAGCGCGTCGGCCACAAAACCCCCCGCCGCGAGCGACCGCCGATGCAGCACGCACTGCGCCGCGGGCAGGAGATCATCGTGCAGGTGCTCAAGGAAGGCATCGGCACCAAGGGCCCGACGCTCACAAGCTACCTGTCCATCCCCGGTCGCTTTCTCGTCATGATGCCCGCCATGGAGCGGCACGGCGTCTCGCGCAAGATCGAAGACATGGACAAGCGCCGCGACGTGCGCAAGATTCTCGATGAGCTGGACCCGCCCGAAAACTTCGGGTTCATCGTCCGCACCGCCGGCTTCGATCGCACAAAGACCGAACTGAAGCGCGACTTGAACTATCTGCTGCGTCTGTGGAAGGACATCGAGACGCGCAAGAAGATCGGCAAGGGGCCGACCGATCTGTACATCGAATCCGACCTGATCATCCGCACGCTCCGCGACGTGATGACCAGCGACGTGAAGCGCATCGTCGTCGACGACTACACCGCCGCCGTCCGCGCCAAGCAGTTTCTGCGGATCGCCATGCCGCGTTCCACGACCAGCGTGATCTATCACAAAGGCCCGATGCCGCTCTTTGACAGCTTTGGCATCGAACAGCAGATTCAGCAGATCAACGACCGTCAGGTCCCGCTCAAGTGCGGCGGCTCGCTCGTGTTCGACTCGACGGAGGCGCTGGTCGCCATCGACGTCAACAGCGGCAAATTCCGCGACGCGAAGGACTCGGAGGAGTCGGCCTACCGCACGAACCTCGAAGCGGTCGACGAAATCGCGCGACAACTTCGCCTGCGCGATCTGGGCGGGCTGCTCGTGTTGGACCTCATCGACATGTACGTGCATCGCCACCGCAGGGAAGTCGAGCGGCGGTTCAAGGAGGCGATGAAAAAGGACCGCGCCCGCACGAAAATGCTCAAGATCAGCGAGCTGGGCATGCTCGAGATGACCCGCCAGCGCATGCGGCCGTCCCTCAAGAAATCGATCTACAACGAATGCCCCACGTGCGGCGGCAGCGGTCAGGTCCTTTCCGCCGAGTCGGTCGTGCTTCAGGTGATGCGCCGCCTCGCCGTGGCGATCAGCGCCGACCGCGTGGGCCGGGCGGAGCTTTTGGCGCACCCGGAAGTGGTGACGGAACTGAGCAACCGCAAGCGCGATGCGCTGGTGCGGCTCGAGCAGGCGTCGGGCAAGGCGATCCGTGTCAAGATCGATCCGGCGGCGGGCCCCGATGCCGTGCGCCTCGTCTGTTATGACGCCAGCGGCAACCAGATTGATCTGGACAAGCTGCCTTCGCCGCGCATGCCCAGGTTCACCGAGGCGGACGAAATTTCCGTCGAGGATGTGAAGCGCTACGCGGCGGAAAACAGCGGCGGGGCGCCGATCGAAGACGACATCGACGACATGGATCTCGACGACGAAGGCGACGAACCGATGACGCGGCCCGCGGGCAAGTCGGAGCCGATCGAGCCGGCGGCGGCATCGAGCGGCGAGGCGGCGGGCATCGAAGGCGGCGGCAAGAAGAAGCGACGCCGGCGTCGACGTCGCCGCGGTCGCGGCGGCGATGCGTCCGAAGGCGGCGCGGCGGAAGTGACGACCGAGTCGGTCGTCGAGCATGACGATGAAGCGGACCACGCGGACGAGCCGGACGGCGCGGCGGAGATGGACGCCGGCGAGGAATCGCATGAGGAGGCCGGCGAGGGCGCGGCTGCTGGGCCGGTGGAAGTGGAATATGACGAGAACGGGGAGCCGATCAAGAAGCGTCGGCGTCGTCGGCGCGGAGGGCGTCGTCATCGCAAGCGCCGCGAGCAGGCGGCCGCCGCCGCAGCAGCGGCGAGCGGCGCGGCCCCGAAGGCGGATGCGCCTGACGTGATGAGCAATGGTTACGAAGGCGACGACGTGCCGATGCCCGAAGAGGACGAGCCGCAGCCGATGCACCACAGCGCCGACGCGGACGCGCACGATGCTTCCGACGGCAACGGACAGGACGCCGCGGGCCAACCCAAGAAAAAGCGCCGCCGCCGACGGCGTCGCGGGCGCGGCGGCAACGGCGGCGAAGCGCCGGCCGGTTCGTCCGATGGCGGTTCGTCCGACGCCCCGCAGGACACAGGTGAACCGACATCATGA
- a CDS encoding 1-deoxy-D-xylulose-5-phosphate reductoisomerase — protein sequence MSAPPHRKLILLGSTGSIGVNTLRVVENLDGQYEVVGMAAGRNVDLLIEQAGKFNVQRLAISDEAGAAKVKAAIPGATIFAGPDAAQQLVATTDAHMLAAAIVGAAGLPATLTAIERGMDIALANKETLVAAGELVMPLVKKHGVHLLPVDSEHSAIFQCMQTADASQNGKAIKRIVLTASGGPFRRASLETIRHATVDEALKHPTWRMGPKITIDSATMMNKALEIIEAHWLFNLGSDRIEVIIHPQSIAHSFVEFADHSVLAQLGSPDMKTPIQYALTWPQRTGGCSEPMDWTALSKLDFEQPDHVRFPALKLAYKVVDRGGTSGAILNAANEEAVAAFLDGKIEFGRIVDLNAEALETVQSEPATDLKTILSADRAARAFVRRRIGR from the coding sequence ATGAGCGCCCCTCCCCACCGCAAACTCATTCTGCTCGGCTCCACCGGCAGCATCGGCGTCAATACGCTGCGCGTCGTCGAGAACCTCGACGGGCAATATGAAGTCGTCGGCATGGCGGCCGGCCGCAACGTCGATCTGCTCATCGAGCAGGCCGGAAAATTCAACGTCCAGCGCCTGGCCATCAGCGATGAAGCCGGCGCCGCCAAAGTCAAAGCGGCGATTCCGGGGGCGACGATCTTCGCCGGCCCGGACGCGGCGCAGCAGCTTGTCGCCACGACCGACGCCCACATGCTCGCCGCCGCCATCGTCGGCGCCGCCGGTCTGCCCGCCACGCTGACCGCCATCGAGCGCGGCATGGACATCGCGCTGGCCAACAAGGAAACGCTTGTCGCCGCCGGCGAACTGGTCATGCCGCTCGTCAAAAAACATGGCGTGCATCTCTTGCCGGTCGACTCGGAGCACTCGGCGATCTTTCAGTGCATGCAGACCGCCGACGCGTCGCAGAACGGCAAGGCGATCAAGCGCATCGTGCTCACGGCCTCCGGCGGGCCCTTCCGCCGCGCATCGCTGGAAACGATCCGGCACGCGACGGTTGACGAAGCACTCAAACATCCGACCTGGCGCATGGGCCCCAAGATCACGATCGACTCGGCGACGATGATGAACAAGGCGCTGGAGATCATCGAGGCGCATTGGCTCTTTAACCTCGGGTCCGACCGGATCGAGGTGATCATTCATCCCCAGTCGATCGCGCACAGCTTCGTGGAGTTCGCGGATCATTCGGTGCTGGCGCAGCTCGGCTCGCCGGACATGAAGACGCCGATTCAGTATGCGCTGACCTGGCCTCAGCGGACGGGCGGATGTTCGGAGCCGATGGATTGGACGGCGCTGAGCAAGCTGGATTTCGAGCAGCCGGATCATGTGCGATTTCCGGCGCTGAAGCTGGCGTACAAGGTCGTCGATCGCGGGGGCACGAGCGGGGCGATTCTTAATGCGGCGAACGAAGAGGCGGTCGCGGCGTTTCTGGACGGAAAAATTGAGTTCGGCCGCATCGTGGACCTGAACGCGGAGGCGTTAGAAACCGTACAATCGGAGCCGGCGACCGATTTGAAGACGATACTTTCGGCGGATCGCGCGGCCCGGGCGTTTGTCCGGCGGCGAATTGGTCGATAG
- a CDS encoding 1,4-alpha-glucan-branching enzyme, whose amino-acid sequence MPTDPQPDGTGLIAQDPWLESFRQILRDRFNHIQSIRSRFDDAGGLTGQVSLGHKYLGFTQGQLDGAPGVWYREWAPGAQLLSLIGDFNQWDRAANPMKRDAFGVWSCFMPDSHFADRLVHESRVKVYVASQGTAGDKIPAYIQRVTQVPGSIEFVGHYWRPEPAFAWQHETPARTDDLRIYEAHVGMASEEGRVASFDEFRTNILPRIADLGYNCVQLMAVQEHPYYGSFGYHVSNLFAVSSRFGTPYQLKQLIDAAHGLGLRVIMDIVHSHMVKNTAEGLNRFDGTDHQYFHGPPRGDHHAWDSKCYDYNKYEVLRILLSNCRYWLEEYRFDGFRFDGVTSMLYLDHGLGKTFTCYDDYFSPNTDWDAVAYLTLANDLIHAIRPDAITIAEDMSGMPGTARPTSEGGLGFDYRLAMGVPDFWIKLLKEKRDEEWNLGDIYHTLMNRRRNERHVGYAESHDQALVGDKTIAFWLMDRHMYEGMSVFNQNFVVDRGVALHKMIRLITFALAGEAYLNFMGNEFGHPEWIDFPREGNNFSFHHARRQWSLVDTTHLRYKGLNNFDRAMQHLDKRFHLLADPLIEQLALHEDTRQLIFRRGPLVFAFNFHPTESFSDLRIPVPDRTDYQLVLSTDDAYFDGHGAVDPTGRYVWQNSPMYGRDQTLQIYLPARSALVLAPVTV is encoded by the coding sequence ATGCCCACTGACCCACAACCCGACGGCACCGGACTCATCGCGCAGGACCCCTGGCTTGAGTCGTTTCGTCAGATCCTCCGCGACCGATTCAATCACATTCAGTCCATCCGAAGCCGTTTCGATGACGCCGGCGGCCTCACCGGGCAGGTCAGTCTCGGCCACAAATACCTGGGCTTCACGCAGGGCCAGCTCGATGGCGCGCCCGGCGTGTGGTACCGCGAATGGGCCCCGGGGGCGCAGCTCCTTTCGCTCATCGGCGACTTCAATCAATGGGACCGCGCGGCCAATCCGATGAAGCGCGATGCGTTCGGCGTGTGGTCCTGCTTCATGCCCGACTCGCATTTCGCCGACCGCCTCGTGCATGAAAGCCGGGTCAAGGTCTACGTCGCCTCGCAGGGCACCGCCGGCGACAAGATTCCCGCCTACATCCAGCGCGTCACGCAGGTCCCGGGGAGCATCGAGTTCGTCGGACATTACTGGCGCCCCGAGCCGGCCTTCGCATGGCAGCACGAAACGCCCGCCCGCACCGATGATCTGCGCATTTACGAAGCGCACGTCGGCATGGCCAGCGAGGAAGGCCGGGTGGCGAGCTTCGATGAGTTCCGCACGAACATCCTGCCGCGCATCGCCGACCTGGGCTACAACTGCGTGCAGCTCATGGCCGTGCAGGAGCATCCGTATTACGGATCGTTCGGGTATCACGTGTCGAACCTCTTCGCCGTGTCGAGCCGCTTCGGCACGCCGTATCAGCTCAAGCAGCTCATCGACGCGGCGCACGGACTCGGTCTGCGCGTGATCATGGACATCGTGCATTCGCACATGGTCAAGAACACCGCCGAGGGCCTCAACCGTTTCGACGGCACGGATCACCAATACTTTCACGGCCCGCCGCGCGGCGATCATCACGCCTGGGACTCCAAGTGCTATGATTACAACAAGTACGAAGTCCTCCGCATTCTCCTGTCCAATTGCCGCTACTGGCTCGAGGAGTACCGCTTCGACGGATTCCGTTTCGACGGCGTGACGAGCATGCTGTATCTGGATCATGGACTGGGTAAGACGTTCACCTGTTACGACGATTACTTTTCGCCGAACACGGACTGGGACGCCGTCGCGTATCTGACGCTCGCCAACGATCTGATTCATGCGATCCGTCCCGATGCGATCACCATCGCCGAGGACATGTCCGGCATGCCCGGCACGGCCCGGCCGACGAGCGAAGGCGGACTCGGCTTCGATTACCGGCTCGCGATGGGCGTGCCCGATTTCTGGATCAAGCTGCTCAAGGAGAAGCGCGACGAGGAATGGAACCTCGGCGACATTTATCACACGCTCATGAACCGCCGCCGCAACGAGCGGCACGTCGGCTACGCCGAGAGCCACGATCAGGCGCTCGTCGGCGACAAGACGATCGCGTTCTGGCTCATGGACCGGCACATGTACGAAGGCATGAGCGTGTTCAATCAGAACTTCGTCGTCGACCGCGGCGTCGCGCTGCACAAGATGATCCGCCTCATCACCTTCGCCCTCGCCGGCGAAGCGTATCTGAACTTCATGGGCAACGAATTCGGCCACCCCGAATGGATCGACTTCCCCCGCGAAGGCAACAACTTCTCGTTCCACCATGCGCGCCGGCAATGGTCCCTCGTCGATACGACGCACCTGCGCTACAAAGGCCTCAACAACTTCGACCGCGCGATGCAGCATCTCGACAAGCGGTTCCATCTGCTCGCCGACCCGCTCATTGAGCAGCTCGCCCTGCATGAAGACACGCGTCAACTTATCTTCCGCCGCGGCCCCCTCGTCTTCGCCTTCAACTTTCACCCCACCGAATCATTCAGCGATCTGCGCATCCCCGTCCCCGACCGCACCGACTACCAACTTGTGCTCAGCACCGACGACGCCTACTTCGACGGACACGGGGCCGTCGATCCAACCGGTCGCTACGTCTGGCAGAATTCCCCGATGTACGGCCGCGACCAGACGCTGCAAATCTACCTCCCCGCCCGCAGCGCCCTGGTCCTCGCGCCCGTCACTGTTTAG